The window CGATCGCGGGACCGGAGGTCGTGCGGATCCCCACGTGCATCTCGTTGGCGATGATGTGGGCCAGCGTCGTCTTCCCGAGGCCCGGCGGGCCGGAGAGGAGGACGTGGTCGAGAGACTCGCCGCGGCCGATCGCCGCCTCGATGTAGGTCCGCAGGTTCGCCACGATCGCGGCTTGCCCGATGAACTCGCTGAACCGCTTCGGCCGCAGGGAGAGATCGACGGTGCCCTCGCCGCCGGCGACGGCGGGATCGACGATGCGTCCGCCCGTCATCTCCTCGTCCCCCCGCTCCTTCGTCACGGGTCAGCGCCCTCCCGACAGGCGGCGCAAAGATTCCCGGATCAGGAGATCCGTGGGGAGATCGGCGCCTTTTTCCCGGCGTATGGCCGCGACGACGAGCTGGGCCTCCGTCCGGGGGAACCCGAGGGAGGTGAGCGCCTCCGATGCCTGCGCTTCCGGCGCGGTCGGGACTTCCGTCGGTTCCCCTCCCACGGGAAGGAAATCGACCGACACCTTTTTCAGTCGGTCCGGCAGTTCCAGGGCGATCCGCTGGGCGAGCTTTTTCCCGATCCCCGGCACGCGCGTGAACGCGGCGGCGTCTTCCCGCGCGCACGCCGCGAGAACGCCCCGCACTGCGAGGACCGACAGCATCGCCATGGCGGATTTCGGTCCCACGCCGCTCACGCCGATCGTCGCCAGGAAGATCTCGCGTTCCGTATCCGTGGAAAATCCGTACAGGTCGGCGCCGCCCTCCCGGAAATGAAGATGGGTGCGGAGGATGCAGCTTTCACCGTCGGGGGGGAGGTCCTTGCGGGTGGCGTCGGAGACGCGCGCACGGAAACCGATCCCGGCGCACTCCAGCACCACGAAATCCTTCCCGCCCCCGGCCAGGCGCCCTCGCAGATGGTCGATCATCGCGCTTATCATAACACCGACCCGAATCGTGGGCCATTATGCGGGGAATAGCCCAAATATCATGTTCGATCATCACGGATCCGGGCTGGAGCGGACGGCGGGGGATTGCATATATTGGAATATTATTCATTACATTCGCGCAAAAGAATAATCTATAATGCAATCCATTGATGAAACAGTGGTCACCTTGCATTCCTTAACGGGTGTCAATCAAGGGTTGCGGCGGGCAACCCACGACTCATCATGAGGTGGGGATCATGAGAAAAGTACCCGGCATCGTGCTGTTCCTTGTGATGGCAACCATGTCGCACCGGGCGCTGGCAGTGGTTGTGACGCCGACGAGCAACGGAACGGTTCTGGCCAACAACATCCTCGGTTCGGGGGTAACGTTGGCGGGGACACCGACATTTCTCGGCTCGGGTACGTCCGCGGGAACGTTTACCGACGGAGGGGGCCTAGGCATCTCGTCGGGGATCATCCTCACAAGCGGATCCGCCCCCGGAGCCGTAGGCCCCAACAATGTCCCCGATTTCAGCACCATCACGGACACAGGCGGCGATGCCCAACTGACGATGCTTGCCGGATACGAAACATCCGATAAAACCGTACTCGAGTTCGATTTCACCACCGTGGGCGCAAATCTCTACTTTAAATACGTCTTCGCTTCCGAAGAGTACAGCGAGTACACCAACACCGAATTCAACGACGTGTTCGCATTCTACCTCGATGGAGTAAACCTCGCCCTGGTTCCCGGCACAAACCTCCCCGTTTCCGTCAATACCGTCAACGACGGGGGGCCGATCGATTCTCCTCCAGGAGATAATCCTACGCATCCGGAATTTTTCAACTTCAATCCTGTTGACTCACCCATTACCCAGTATGACGGGTATACGAATGTCTTTACGGCAACTGCCTTGGGCATTGGCGCCGGATCACACCACATCAAGTTGGCGATCGCTGACGCGAGTGACTCCATTCTCGACTCGGCGGTCTTCATCCAGGGTCAATCCTTCGGCATCGAGCCGACTGGAAACCCGGTACCCGAGCCCGGGACGATCATCCTCCTGGGCACCGGCCTCGTCGGGTTGGCCTCCTACGGCAGGAAGCGCATCCGGAAGTAACCGAAAGCCCCACCCGGGGGGATCGTTCAACCTTCGGGAAGATCCCTTGTGACGGCGCGGCAGAAGGCCATGGCGAGCGCGTCGGAGGCGTCGGCCGGGATCGCTTCGCGGATGCCGAGAAGACGGGCGACCATCCCGGCGACCTGCTCCTTGGAGGCGCCGCCGTATCCGGTCGCCGCCGCCTTGATCTCCTTGGCGCTGTACTCGTGGACGGCGACGCCGTGGGCGCCGCAGGTGACGATCGCGGCGCCGCGCGCCTGGCCGAGCTTGAGGGCGGAGGAAGGATTTTTCGCGAGGAAGACCTTCTCCACCGCGGCTTCCGTGGGACGATGGAGAAGGATCAGGCCGGTGAGTTCG is drawn from bacterium and contains these coding sequences:
- the ruvA gene encoding Holliday junction branch migration protein RuvA — protein: MIDHLRGRLAGGGKDFVVLECAGIGFRARVSDATRKDLPPDGESCILRTHLHFREGGADLYGFSTDTEREIFLATIGVSGVGPKSAMAMLSVLAVRGVLAACAREDAAAFTRVPGIGKKLAQRIALELPDRLKKVSVDFLPVGGEPTEVPTAPEAQASEALTSLGFPRTEAQLVVAAIRREKGADLPTDLLIRESLRRLSGGR
- a CDS encoding choice-of-anchor L domain-containing protein, whose product is MRKVPGIVLFLVMATMSHRALAVVVTPTSNGTVLANNILGSGVTLAGTPTFLGSGTSAGTFTDGGGLGISSGIILTSGSAPGAVGPNNVPDFSTITDTGGDAQLTMLAGYETSDKTVLEFDFTTVGANLYFKYVFASEEYSEYTNTEFNDVFAFYLDGVNLALVPGTNLPVSVNTVNDGGPIDSPPGDNPTHPEFFNFNPVDSPITQYDGYTNVFTATALGIGAGSHHIKLAIADASDSILDSAVFIQGQSFGIEPTGNPVPEPGTIILLGTGLVGLASYGRKRIRK
- the ruvC gene encoding crossover junction endodeoxyribonuclease RuvC, with protein sequence MGELRHQRRGHGGVRLRRIIGIDPGSLRTGYGIVDVRGNVVTPVAWGVLRLEGEATFPDRLFKIHRELTGLILLHRPTEAAVEKVFLAKNPSSALKLGQARGAAIVTCGAHGVAVHEYSAKEIKAAATGYGGASKEQVAGMVARLLGIREAIPADASDALAMAFCRAVTRDLPEG